In Fibrobacter sp., the genomic stretch AAGGCTGCAAAGCCGAAATTCAGTGCAAGTTCTGTTGTGCCTAGCGGTGAACTTTACATTCCTTTGGAAGGCATTCTTGATCCTGCGGCAGAAATCGCCCGTTTGGAAAAGGAAATCGAAAAGGCAAAGGCTTTTGCCGCTTCTATCGAACGCAAGTTGTCGAACGAAAAGTTCGTCAACGGCGCTCCGGAAGCAGTTGTCAATGCGGAAAGGACCAAACTCGCTACTCAGCAGGATATTATTGCTAAGAACGAGAAGGCTCTTGAAGAATTGAAGTAAGTTCACAACTATTTAAATATTAAAAGAGGTGTTCTTAGAGCACCTCTTTTTTTTATTCTAAAGTTTTATTCTTCTTCGTTTTTATTTTTCAATTCTGTAAGGATAGTCCCATCATACGAAAAGAACGCCGGACCTTGAATATATTTCCAATTATAGCCCAACTCTTTCATTAGCTCAAGAGCAAGTTTGCTAAGGGAATATATTGTCCCGTTATAGGAAACATTCCCGCCCTTGACAACGACGCATTTCTTATTCTGATCACGAGTGAAGGAGAGTTCAGCACCTACTGGAATGCCATATTTTTCAAAGTTGAAACGCTTCTTTATGAAATTTTGCGAATGTTTGCTGACAACACGTTTACCAAATTCATCAATGGCATCATCGTCGAATTTTATTTCCTGTTCACCAGAAATTCGCAAAGCGGCGACAGCCTTTTCTGGAGACACCTTGAAAAATTCTCTATTATCCCTTATGCGATAATCTGCAAATGTATTATGCGCATATTGCTCTATTTCTTTGTATCGATTGGTTTTAATTGCAAAGTAGCATTTATATGGCCAGGGAACACCAGTCTTATCTAATTCCTTCAGACGATTTTCTATAGGTTGTGTTGTGTACCCTATTTTGATTACGCCTGGTATATAATCGTTCGTAAGGATATAAACCATTCCTTTGGAAACTTTATTTTTTACTTTGCCTGCGCCCATGACTTACTTTTCGGATAAACAGTTTGCGATTACGAAAGGAAATCCTTCATATTTAAATTAACCGGTTTATTTAAATTTTCTTGTGGTTTCTGAGGCGGATCTACAGGTTGCGCATTTTTATTTGACTCGATATACGTCAACGTAGCAACAAGTTCATCAGCCTTTTGTTTAGCCTGCTGATAGGCAACAGACGTTTTTTCAAAGCCTCCACCTAATCCAATGGATATTAACGGTTTATTCAAATTATTGATTTTTATCTGCACCGAAATTTCGGTGCAAATGTCTTTTATCGCTTTATCTCCGGCAACAGACCCAACAATAGCACCTTTAACACCAAACAAAATCGCACCACCCGCAGCCATCATTCCTCGACCAGGGATCATCTGCTGTCCGTTCTCAACTAGGTTAAAATCTAACAAGTCAGAATAGTTCCATAATTCCAATTCATTATAGCCTGTAGATGAGAAACGATAAAAGCCAAATTTCTTTTGATAGTCATCAACAACAAACTTTAATGTTTCTGTTATAGAAGGCATACCGAGACTTATTTCTTTACTTGCCGTAAAGTTCTTCTTTTTAAAGTAGCCAATTGATTCCACACCACTTTGTATAACGGTATCTTTTGCCGTAGAAGACTCTCCTAACGAGCGCCATACAAAATATGCTCCAACGCCTAGGATAGCCACAATCGGCAATATACCCCAAAGAAGAAAATCTATTGACATCATAAGCATCTCCTTTGCGCATTAAAAATTCAAGACCAGTGCTTTCGGGCACTTGCCTTATTATCACAAAGAAGATTTTCCGCATATAAAAAAAGGGCGTGAATCCGGCTCATTGCGTCTTGAGGTTCCACTACGACCCTACATCCAATAAGCGCGAACGACCCACGCCCCGATTGGGACGTGAGCGTTTGCCAACTTATTCCCGATGTTCGAATTTAGTGGATTCCAAGACGGAGAATAAGAGCAAATGCTCAAAATGTCAACATGGCATTAAACTTATAAAGCACCTCTAAAAAAGTTTTTACAATTCTAATATAACTCTTTTTTCTTTATAGCGAACAAATTTCTTTGCAAGAAAAACACTCTTTTTCCCTAAAAAAGGCATTTTCATCCGCATTTGCGTTAGGGATAGTGACCCCTTGGGGACAAGACCCGCGAAGCGGGGCTTGGTTTTAGGCGGCGGGTGGCAAGCGAAGCGAAGGCAGCCGCCCCTAAAATATAGCCCGACCGCACATATATGTGCGGGAACGCCCAAATCAGTAAAGAGCTTCGTGTGGGACGACGTTTGCTCCAGCTACCTGGACAAATGCGTAGGCCGAGAGTCGCGACCACGCTTGCGTGGGCATGACCGAGGCCAGCATTTGGCGCTTGCGCAAATTAAGAAGGCTGTGATCAACCGCGAAACTCTGGACGCTGAAAAGAAGAACGCCATGGCAATCCTCAGCCACGTACTGAAGAACGTGATTGACCTGTTGCACCCGGTGATGCCCTTCATTACCGAAGAGCTGAACGGCATTCTGTTCCAGGGTTCCGAACTGGTAATCAGCCGCGCCTGGCCCAAGGCCGACGAATCTCTCATCGACGCTAAGATCGAAGCCGCATTCGACCAGGCTTTCGCCGTGGTGGAAAGCGTGCGTGGCGTGCGTGGCCGCTACAACGTGAGCCCCGCAACCAAGCTGAACGCCGTGGTGAGCGTCGACGATGCCGCAACGGAAGCCAGCGTGAAGGACTGCATGGCTATCATCACCGAACTTTCCGGTCTTGAAAACCTCACGGTCGCCGTGAAGGCCGCCAAGCCGAAGTTCAGCGCATCCGCCGTGGTGCCCGGTGGCGAACTCTACATTCCTTTGGAAGGTATTCTTGATCCTGCAGCAGAAATTGCTCGTTTGGAAAAAGAAATTGAAAAGGCCAAGGCATTCGCCGCTTCTATCGAACGCAAGTTGTCGAACGAAAAGTTTGTCAACGGTGCTCCGGAAGCCGTGGTGAACGCCGAACGCACCAAGCTCGCTACTCAGCAGGATATCATTGCCAAAAACGAAGCGGCATTGAAGGAACTGAAGTAACATAAAACGCGAATGCGTTTTGTGTCATCCTGAGCGGAGCGCAAGCGAAGCCGAAGGATCTCTAATGAAAAACAGGTGCTCCGATTGGGGCACCTGTTTTTAATTCGCCTAGAATTTTGCGTTATCTCTGGTAGCGGTCGTACACGCCCTCCTTCCAGTCAGTTCTGTATTCTTCGCAATCTTCTTCGAAATAAGTCGCTCTCGAGAGAATCTTTTCCAACTTTAAGTGTTCGAAATT encodes the following:
- a CDS encoding GIY-YIG nuclease family protein, yielding MGAGKVKNKVSKGMVYILTNDYIPGVIKIGYTTQPIENRLKELDKTGVPWPYKCYFAIKTNRYKEIEQYAHNTFADYRIRDNREFFKVSPEKAVAALRISGEQEIKFDDDAIDEFGKRVVSKHSQNFIKKRFNFEKYGIPVGAELSFTRDQNKKCVVVKGGNVSYNGTIYSLSKLALELMKELGYNWKYIQGPAFFSYDGTILTELKNKNEEE
- a CDS encoding class I tRNA ligase family protein — its product is MALAQIKKAVINRETLDAEKKNAMAILSHVLKNVIDLLHPVMPFITEELNGILFQGSELVISRAWPKADESLIDAKIEAAFDQAFAVVESVRGVRGRYNVSPATKLNAVVSVDDAATEASVKDCMAIITELSGLENLTVAVKAAKPKFSASAVVPGGELYIPLEGILDPAAEIARLEKEIEKAKAFAASIERKLSNEKFVNGAPEAVVNAERTKLATQQDIIAKNEAALKELK